In Syntrophotaleaceae bacterium, a genomic segment contains:
- a CDS encoding roadblock/LC7 domain-containing protein — translation MFGSQSSLVMYDEEYQRIISHSDKLLRESNAKAVFLVDRNGQLIAATGDTDHLDTTSLASLTAGNIAATGGLAKLIGEKEFSILFHEGEKDNIHISIVAGRVILVVIFDQRSSLGLVRLRVRKASDELGQVFDDLSQRAAGNGAGGGPRSPFAEISDDDIDNLFR, via the coding sequence ATGTTCGGTTCGCAATCCTCTCTGGTCATGTATGACGAGGAGTATCAACGGATTATCTCACACAGTGACAAGTTGCTGCGTGAGTCTAATGCCAAAGCTGTCTTTCTGGTGGATCGCAACGGGCAGTTGATCGCTGCAACTGGAGATACGGACCACCTGGACACCACGAGTCTGGCCTCCTTGACGGCGGGAAATATCGCTGCTACAGGGGGCCTGGCCAAGTTGATAGGGGAGAAGGAGTTCTCAATCCTCTTCCACGAGGGGGAAAAAGACAATATCCATATTTCCATCGTGGCCGGGCGCGTGATCCTGGTCGTCATCTTCGATCAGCGCAGCTCCCTTGGTCTTGTTCGTCTCAGGGTGCGCAAGGCGAGCGATGAGTTGGGACAGGTTTTTGACGATTTGTCGCAAAGGGCGGCCGGCAATGGTGCAGGCGGCGGTCCCAGGAGTCCTTTCGCAGAGATCTCCGACGACGACATAGACAATCTTTTCCGCTGA
- a CDS encoding VWA domain-containing protein: MNRILLPFVAILLLFASATFAAQAPLVQCEARLDRPVLLAGSSQRAVIKIALTAPQTPRTGHRPPVNLALVLDRSGSMAGTKIEKAREAAIEALHRLDRRDLFSLVTYDHEVETLVPSAPANHSEAIEARIRGILPGGNTALFGAVSQGAAEVRKNGEFPFVHRVILLSDGLANVGPSRPDDLARLGAALLKENISVTTIGVGNDFNEDLMTRLAERSDGNTYFVESSLDLPRIFAAELGDVLSVVARRVTIEIKCAENVRPLRIIGRDGRIQDRQVEIRMNQLYGGQEKYALVEVQIPSGQDGKTIELGEVSCRYENALTSSTERSAALAQAVFSSEREKVRQAVSREVQEAVVENEMALVRDKALTLYNEGQKDQAASILRESGKALQTENAELGFADLADEAGQLEQEAGEFETDALDQVRKKEIRSESYKVRSQQKPYK; encoded by the coding sequence ATGAACAGAATACTTCTCCCCTTTGTCGCCATTTTACTATTGTTTGCATCCGCCACTTTCGCCGCTCAGGCCCCTTTGGTTCAATGTGAAGCCCGGCTGGACCGACCTGTTCTGCTGGCCGGGTCATCCCAACGGGCAGTCATCAAAATCGCCTTGACAGCTCCGCAAACCCCTCGCACCGGGCATCGACCTCCAGTCAACCTGGCTCTGGTTCTGGACCGTTCGGGATCCATGGCCGGCACCAAAATCGAAAAAGCCCGTGAGGCGGCGATTGAGGCACTCCATCGCCTGGATCGCCGGGACCTGTTTTCACTCGTCACCTATGACCATGAAGTCGAAACCCTGGTTCCTTCGGCACCGGCCAATCATTCCGAAGCAATCGAGGCGCGCATCCGGGGAATCCTGCCCGGCGGGAACACGGCTCTGTTCGGAGCCGTCAGCCAGGGAGCTGCCGAGGTCCGTAAAAACGGAGAATTCCCCTTTGTCCACCGGGTGATCCTGCTGTCCGACGGCCTGGCCAACGTGGGGCCGAGTCGCCCCGACGATCTGGCCCGTCTTGGTGCGGCTCTGCTCAAGGAGAATATTTCAGTCACAACCATCGGGGTTGGCAACGATTTCAACGAAGATCTGATGACCCGCCTCGCCGAGCGGAGCGACGGCAATACTTATTTTGTCGAATCCAGCCTTGACCTTCCCCGTATTTTTGCGGCCGAACTGGGTGACGTTCTGAGTGTTGTCGCCCGCCGGGTCACTATCGAGATAAAATGCGCGGAAAATGTTCGGCCCCTGCGCATTATCGGGCGTGATGGCCGGATTCAGGACCGACAGGTGGAAATCCGCATGAATCAACTCTATGGTGGGCAGGAAAAGTACGCCCTGGTCGAGGTGCAAATCCCTTCAGGTCAGGACGGCAAGACTATCGAGTTGGGAGAAGTGAGCTGCCGTTACGAAAATGCCCTGACATCCTCTACGGAACGATCCGCGGCACTGGCCCAGGCCGTCTTCAGCAGCGAGAGGGAAAAGGTGCGCCAGGCGGTCAGCAGGGAGGTACAGGAAGCGGTGGTGGAGAACGAAATGGCCCTTGTCCGCGACAAGGCCCTCACGCTTTACAATGAAGGCCAGAAGGACCAGGCAGCCAGCATACTGCGTGAGAGCGGAAAAGCACTGCAGACTGAGAATGCCGAACTGGGCTTTGCCGATCTTGCCGACGAGGCGGGTCAACTGGAACAGGAGGCTGGCGAATTCGAGACCGATGCCCTTGATCAGGTTCGGAAAAAGGAGATCCGTTCAGAAAGCTACAAAGTGCGAAGTCAGCAGAAACCCTATAAATAA
- the nifJ gene encoding pyruvate:ferredoxin (flavodoxin) oxidoreductase, translated as MSRKMVSIDGNTAAAHVAHATNEVIAIYPITPSSNMGEISDLKSAAGEKNIWGTVPDVVEMQSEGGAAGAVHGALQAGALTTTFTASQGLLLMIPSMFKIAGELTPTVFHVSARALACQALSIFGDHSDVMSCRSTGWAFLASNNVQEVMDFALIAQASTLNARVPFLHFFDGFRTSHEIQKVEELSFDDMRHMIDDELVQAHRMRGLSPERPKLRGTSQNPDVYFQGRETVNSYYLAVPGIVQGQMDKFAQLTGRQYRLVDYVGAPDAERVIVMMGSGTDTAHELVEYLVGQGEKIGLLKIRLFLPFPMEAFAKALPTTVKKIAVLDRTKEPGALGEPLYQAVRTAVGEAMSDGLTDLTDYPTIVGGRYGLGSKEFTPSLVKAVFDNLGQAKPKNHFTLGINDDVTGTSLAYDPNFKVPGEGYAAMFFGLGSDGTVGANKNSIKIIGDTTDYKVQAYFVYDSKKAGTVTVSHLRFGRKEIRSPYLIDAADFVACHNFSFLEKYDMLSKAKQGATFLLNSPYDKDEVWARLPREVQQAIIDKQLKFFVIDGIRLGSEIGLGHRINVIMQTAFFAISNIIPLEKAVAEIKEAIVYSYGKRGEKVVAMNNQAVDAALANVHQVAVPEKADSSIGMKEAVEGEAPEFVRNVTAKIIAGLGDTLPVSAMPADGTFPTGTAKYEKRNIAVNIPVWDQELCIQCGICSFVCPHSTIRMKIYDADKLAGAPATFKSCDARGKGFEELKFTLQVAPEDCTGCGACVYNCPAKSKEDPGHKAINMEFQPPLREQEAENWDFFLTLPDIDPELVKRDSVKGSQLLMPLFEFSGACAGCGETPFIKLLSQLFGDRLVMGNATGCSSIYCGNLPTTPWTTRQDGLGPSWNNSLFEDTAEFSYGIRLCVDKFKTFAFELVDKLISCAGEGCGEAKKLMAEIKAGDQSTQEGIEAQRQRVGKLKNILQGCSSPDAKQLLSLADYLVEKSVWMIGGDGWAYDIGYGGLDHVLASGRNINALVLDTEVYSNTGGQASKATPLGAVAQFAAGGKRMAKKDLAMISMTYGNIYVAQVSLSNPAQVVKAFLEAESYDGPSLILAYSHCIAHGINMAEAVSTCKRAVDSGHWPLFRYDPRRIAEGKNPLQIDSKEPTISFEEYAYGENRYRVLKKVKPEEAEALMKEANRITRRKYDLYRKLADLPPDCGGGK; from the coding sequence ATGTCGCGAAAAATGGTTAGCATCGACGGGAATACCGCCGCGGCCCATGTCGCTCATGCCACCAACGAGGTCATTGCCATTTATCCCATTACCCCCTCGTCCAATATGGGCGAAATTTCCGACCTCAAGAGCGCTGCCGGCGAGAAAAACATCTGGGGCACGGTGCCCGACGTCGTTGAGATGCAGTCCGAAGGCGGTGCCGCCGGCGCTGTTCACGGAGCTCTGCAGGCCGGGGCCCTGACCACCACCTTTACCGCTTCCCAGGGCCTGCTGTTGATGATTCCCAGCATGTTCAAGATTGCCGGAGAGCTGACGCCGACGGTCTTTCACGTGTCCGCGCGGGCCCTGGCCTGCCAGGCCCTGTCCATTTTCGGCGATCATTCCGACGTGATGTCCTGCCGCTCCACCGGATGGGCGTTTCTCGCCTCCAATAACGTCCAGGAAGTCATGGACTTTGCCCTGATCGCCCAGGCCTCGACGCTCAATGCCCGGGTTCCGTTTCTGCATTTCTTCGATGGCTTCCGCACGTCCCATGAGATTCAGAAGGTCGAGGAGCTGAGCTTCGACGACATGCGGCACATGATCGACGACGAACTGGTTCAGGCTCACCGGATGCGCGGACTCTCTCCCGAGCGGCCCAAGCTGCGCGGCACCTCCCAGAACCCGGACGTCTATTTCCAGGGTCGCGAAACCGTCAACAGCTACTATCTGGCCGTTCCCGGCATCGTACAGGGGCAGATGGACAAGTTTGCCCAGTTGACCGGGCGCCAGTACCGGCTGGTCGATTATGTGGGAGCCCCCGATGCCGAAAGGGTCATCGTCATGATGGGTTCCGGCACAGACACCGCCCACGAACTGGTGGAATACCTGGTCGGCCAGGGAGAGAAGATCGGCCTGCTCAAAATCCGGCTTTTCCTGCCCTTCCCGATGGAGGCTTTCGCCAAGGCCCTGCCGACCACGGTTAAAAAGATCGCCGTTCTCGATCGGACCAAGGAGCCCGGCGCCCTGGGAGAGCCCCTTTACCAGGCGGTTCGTACCGCTGTGGGCGAAGCCATGAGCGACGGCCTGACGGATCTGACCGATTATCCGACCATCGTCGGCGGCCGCTACGGTCTCGGATCCAAGGAGTTCACCCCCTCCCTGGTGAAGGCCGTGTTCGACAACCTCGGCCAGGCGAAGCCCAAAAATCATTTCACTTTGGGTATCAACGACGACGTGACCGGGACCAGTCTTGCCTATGACCCGAATTTCAAGGTTCCCGGCGAAGGTTATGCCGCCATGTTCTTCGGCCTGGGATCCGACGGTACAGTCGGCGCCAACAAGAACTCGATCAAGATCATCGGCGACACCACGGACTACAAGGTACAGGCCTATTTCGTCTACGATTCCAAAAAGGCCGGGACGGTCACTGTCAGCCACCTGCGTTTCGGACGCAAGGAGATCCGCTCCCCCTACCTGATCGATGCCGCCGACTTCGTCGCCTGCCACAACTTCTCCTTCCTGGAGAAGTACGACATGCTGAGCAAGGCGAAGCAGGGCGCGACCTTCCTCCTCAATAGCCCATACGATAAGGACGAAGTCTGGGCAAGGCTGCCGCGGGAGGTTCAGCAGGCCATCATCGACAAACAATTGAAGTTTTTCGTCATCGACGGCATCCGTCTCGGCAGCGAAATCGGCCTGGGGCATCGCATCAACGTCATCATGCAGACAGCCTTCTTCGCCATTTCCAACATTATCCCCCTTGAAAAGGCTGTCGCCGAAATCAAGGAAGCCATTGTCTACAGCTACGGGAAGCGGGGTGAAAAGGTCGTCGCCATGAATAACCAGGCGGTGGATGCCGCCCTCGCCAACGTGCACCAGGTGGCGGTGCCCGAAAAGGCCGACAGCAGTATCGGCATGAAGGAGGCGGTGGAGGGCGAGGCGCCCGAATTCGTCAGGAATGTGACCGCCAAGATTATTGCCGGTCTTGGAGACACGCTGCCTGTTTCGGCCATGCCCGCCGACGGGACTTTCCCGACCGGGACGGCTAAATACGAGAAGCGCAATATCGCCGTCAATATCCCCGTCTGGGACCAGGAGCTCTGCATCCAGTGCGGCATCTGCTCCTTTGTATGTCCCCATAGTACGATCCGCATGAAAATCTACGACGCCGATAAACTCGCCGGCGCACCTGCGACTTTCAAATCCTGCGATGCCCGGGGCAAGGGGTTCGAGGAGTTGAAGTTCACCCTGCAGGTCGCTCCCGAGGATTGTACCGGCTGCGGCGCCTGCGTGTACAACTGCCCTGCCAAGAGCAAGGAAGATCCCGGGCACAAAGCGATCAATATGGAGTTTCAGCCTCCCCTGCGGGAGCAGGAAGCCGAGAACTGGGACTTTTTCCTGACTCTGCCCGATATCGATCCTGAACTGGTCAAGCGGGACAGCGTCAAGGGCAGTCAGTTGCTGATGCCCCTGTTTGAATTCAGCGGGGCCTGCGCCGGGTGCGGGGAAACGCCCTTTATCAAACTGCTCAGCCAGCTTTTCGGGGACCGGCTGGTCATGGGCAACGCTACGGGCTGCTCGTCCATCTATTGCGGCAACCTGCCGACCACTCCCTGGACCACGCGTCAGGACGGCCTGGGCCCCTCCTGGAACAATTCGCTGTTCGAGGACACCGCAGAATTCAGCTACGGGATTCGTCTCTGCGTCGACAAATTCAAAACCTTTGCCTTTGAACTGGTTGATAAATTGATCAGTTGTGCTGGAGAGGGTTGTGGTGAAGCCAAAAAACTGATGGCTGAAATCAAGGCCGGCGATCAGTCGACCCAGGAAGGCATAGAGGCCCAGCGGCAGAGGGTCGGCAAGCTGAAGAACATTCTCCAGGGTTGTTCCAGTCCCGATGCCAAGCAGCTGCTGTCACTGGCCGACTACCTGGTGGAAAAATCGGTCTGGATGATCGGCGGAGACGGCTGGGCTTATGACATCGGTTACGGAGGTCTGGATCACGTTCTGGCCAGCGGGCGCAATATCAATGCCCTGGTCCTCGACACCGAGGTCTATTCCAATACCGGCGGCCAGGCCAGCAAGGCCACCCCTCTCGGAGCTGTCGCTCAGTTCGCAGCCGGCGGCAAGCGCATGGCGAAAAAAGATCTGGCGATGATCTCCATGACCTACGGCAACATCTATGTCGCCCAGGTTTCCCTGTCCAATCCGGCCCAGGTGGTGAAGGCCTTTTTGGAAGCCGAGTCCTACGACGGCCCCTCACTCATCCTGGCTTACAGCCATTGTATCGCCCATGGTATTAATATGGCCGAAGCGGTCTCTACCTGCAAGCGGGCAGTGGACAGCGGGCATTGGCCGCTTTTCCGCTACGACCCCCGTCGAATCGCCGAAGGCAAGAATCCTTTGCAGATTGACAGTAAGGAACCCACCATCTCCTTCGAGGAATATGCCTACGGCGAAAACCGCTACCGTGTGTTGAAGAAGGTCAAGCCGGAGGAAGCCGAAGCCTTGATGAAGGAGGCCAATCGCATAACCCGGAGGAAATACGATCTTTATCGCAAGCTGGCGGATTTGCCGCCGGACTGCGGCGGCGGCAAATAA
- a CDS encoding HAMP domain-containing sensor histidine kinase, giving the protein MYRVRLIIAAWLLLLVPTLLVGGMALRLLKREQQQLTADTRAAALQRAQSTAETLDLALEEVRRGLLSGLRQLPEDDLAQHLINWRYDNPLIRNVFIWTPEGLILPDPKHPGNSEEAGFLSRFDALFQGRIPWQEPPEEAGSVEDGGGSAFLSPRMELRRLADYPLRSEGLSKAEQKLQTGWLPWFWEDGLYLLGWMEMPAGSGRRVGVEVEIMALLSRLLPTLPKAVPGEVWTLVDDHGRIVHQSGNGRLQAGTLPLATLPVGSGLPHWQLRIFSPEKAGGGGKTGLRLLSFLLVGSFVASILFGGSLLLWQAWRHMLDARRKTSFVANVSHELKTPLTTIRLYAELLLEGNISQPDRQQHYLQVIVGESQRLTRLVNNVLDLGRLDQERKKYRLEIFCPKDLVEDIFCSQKICLEQAGLHPVCLITEPVSRVKADPDAIRQVLLNLFDNVTKYATPGELVVEIKRVNNHCRIAVKDRGPGIPPGHREAIFTPFHRIDDSLTAACSGSGLGLSISRRLLTGMGGDLRFRPRRNGGSSFEIFLPLDPDEGIVQIV; this is encoded by the coding sequence ATGTATCGAGTCCGCCTGATCATTGCCGCCTGGCTGTTGCTCCTCGTCCCGACTCTGCTGGTCGGAGGAATGGCCCTGCGCCTTCTGAAAAGGGAGCAGCAGCAACTGACAGCAGACACTCGCGCCGCTGCTCTGCAGCGAGCTCAAAGCACTGCCGAAACCCTGGACCTGGCTCTGGAAGAAGTCAGGAGGGGGCTTTTGAGCGGTCTGCGGCAACTTCCAGAGGATGATCTGGCCCAGCACCTTATCAACTGGAGGTACGACAACCCTCTGATCCGGAATGTTTTTATCTGGACACCGGAGGGTCTGATTCTGCCCGATCCGAAACATCCCGGCAACAGTGAGGAGGCCGGCTTCCTCTCCCGTTTCGATGCGCTGTTTCAGGGCCGCATTCCTTGGCAGGAACCCCCGGAGGAAGCAGGTTCTGTCGAGGATGGCGGCGGATCCGCTTTTTTGTCTCCTCGCATGGAACTGCGCAGGTTGGCCGATTACCCTCTCAGATCAGAAGGACTTTCGAAAGCTGAGCAGAAGCTTCAGACAGGCTGGCTTCCATGGTTTTGGGAGGACGGGCTGTATCTTCTCGGCTGGATGGAAATGCCGGCCGGCTCGGGGCGCCGGGTCGGCGTTGAGGTGGAAATCATGGCACTGCTTTCGCGGCTGCTGCCCACCCTGCCGAAGGCCGTTCCGGGAGAAGTCTGGACGCTGGTGGACGATCATGGCCGTATCGTACACCAAAGCGGCAACGGCCGTCTTCAGGCCGGCACCCTGCCCCTGGCCACACTTCCTGTTGGCTCCGGGCTGCCGCATTGGCAGCTCCGCATATTTTCGCCGGAAAAGGCCGGGGGAGGGGGCAAAACAGGGCTGCGGCTTCTCTCCTTCCTGCTGGTTGGGTCATTTGTCGCCTCCATCCTTTTTGGCGGTTCCCTCCTGCTCTGGCAGGCTTGGCGTCATATGCTCGATGCCCGGCGCAAAACATCCTTCGTGGCCAATGTCTCTCATGAATTAAAGACACCTCTGACCACTATTCGTCTTTATGCCGAGCTTCTTCTTGAAGGGAACATCAGCCAGCCAGACAGGCAGCAGCATTATCTGCAGGTCATTGTCGGCGAAAGCCAGCGCCTGACCCGCCTGGTCAACAATGTCCTCGATTTGGGTCGCCTGGATCAGGAGCGGAAAAAATACCGTTTGGAAATTTTTTGCCCGAAGGATCTGGTGGAGGATATTTTTTGCAGTCAGAAGATATGCCTGGAACAGGCAGGACTGCATCCTGTGTGCCTTATTACTGAACCGGTATCAAGGGTCAAGGCCGACCCGGATGCCATCCGGCAGGTCTTGCTGAACCTTTTTGACAATGTCACCAAATATGCCACACCAGGAGAACTTGTGGTTGAAATCAAAAGGGTAAACAATCATTGCCGAATAGCCGTCAAAGATCGGGGCCCGGGCATACCGCCCGGACACAGGGAAGCCATCTTCACCCCTTTTCATCGGATTGACGATTCTCTGACAGCAGCCTGTTCCGGCAGCGGACTTGGCCTAAGCATCAGTCGCCGTCTGTTGACGGGCATGGGGGGTGACCTGCGTTTTCGTCCGCGCAGGAACGGCGGTTCTTCTTTTGAAATTTTCCTGCCCCTTGATCCCGATGAGGGGATCGTTCAAATCGTTTGA
- a CDS encoding response regulator transcription factor — MTPLRILVAEDDPHILQGLVDLLNNEGYQVTTAENGNRTLQLLDEQTFDLLLLDVMMPGKSGFDVCREVRRRGCALAIIMLTAKGEEIDKVVGLELGADDYVVKPFGVHELRARIHAVLRRSGTSRFQNPDSSVLPDVLHIGQAVVDRKRYSCQHCGQSYKLTAREMALLEIFFEHPDEVLSRDILLNQAWGIHYQGTTRTLDQHVAHLRKKIEPNPAVPSVIVTVHGVGYRYVSSA, encoded by the coding sequence ATGACGCCTTTACGTATCCTGGTGGCCGAAGACGATCCCCATATTCTCCAGGGACTGGTGGACCTGCTGAACAATGAGGGATACCAGGTGACGACTGCTGAAAACGGGAACAGAACCTTGCAACTGCTCGATGAGCAGACCTTTGATCTTCTGCTACTCGACGTGATGATGCCCGGGAAGAGCGGTTTTGATGTCTGTCGGGAGGTCCGGCGCAGAGGCTGTGCCCTGGCCATCATCATGTTGACCGCGAAAGGTGAGGAAATTGACAAAGTCGTGGGGCTGGAACTTGGAGCCGACGACTATGTCGTCAAACCTTTCGGGGTTCACGAACTACGAGCCCGAATTCACGCCGTATTGCGCCGTTCCGGAACCTCGAGATTTCAAAATCCAGATTCGTCGGTTCTGCCTGACGTGCTGCATATCGGTCAGGCCGTCGTCGACCGGAAACGTTACTCCTGCCAGCATTGCGGGCAATCCTACAAACTGACTGCCAGGGAAATGGCGCTCCTCGAAATTTTTTTCGAGCATCCCGACGAGGTTCTGAGCCGGGATATTCTCCTCAACCAGGCATGGGGAATCCATTACCAGGGAACCACAAGAACCCTCGACCAGCATGTCGCCCATCTGCGCAAGAAAATCGAACCTAATCCGGCCGTTCCCAGCGTTATCGTGACTGTCCATGGCGTCGGCTACCGATACGTATCTTCGGCATAG
- a CDS encoding aldehyde dehydrogenase family protein, translated as MAQAMIDQLVANAKKAADEFKTFTQEQVDKICAAMDKASVEAEQKLAEMAVEETGIGRADHKAIKNHLGAHIVYEYFKDKKSVGVIKEEEGVKYVAEPFGVLAAATPTTNPTSTVMFKSLIAMKTRNVIIFAFHPRAQKCSLEAARIMAEAAVSAGAPKNCIQWIDTPSIEATNLLFKHPGVNLILATGGNAMVKSAYSSGHPAIGVGAGNTPVFVSKSANLSVAVNNVIASKTFDNGTICSSDQSMIFDDKATAEKAVQMLKDRGAYLVNAEEKDKLEKVMFDKERGVPAMAIVGKSPQAIAKLAGFEIPADAKLLLVPLSTIGPEDWFSHEKLSPVLGYIAYNSTDEAIAAAKSQLLWGGAGHTAVVHAQDEKVLDKFAMEIPANRLLLNQPAVHGSVGLIYNKLPPSLTLGCGTDGGNYLGNNINYSDLLSIKTVAARIVDYERDE; from the coding sequence ATGGCACAGGCAATGATCGATCAATTGGTAGCCAATGCTAAGAAGGCTGCCGACGAATTCAAGACCTTCACTCAGGAGCAGGTTGACAAGATCTGCGCGGCTATGGACAAGGCCAGCGTCGAAGCAGAGCAGAAGCTTGCCGAAATGGCCGTCGAGGAAACCGGCATCGGCCGCGCCGACCACAAAGCCATCAAGAACCATCTTGGCGCCCACATTGTCTATGAATACTTCAAGGACAAAAAATCCGTCGGCGTGATCAAGGAAGAAGAAGGTGTGAAGTACGTTGCCGAGCCTTTCGGCGTACTGGCGGCCGCCACTCCGACCACCAACCCGACTTCCACTGTCATGTTCAAGTCTTTGATCGCCATGAAGACCCGCAACGTGATCATCTTCGCCTTCCATCCCCGCGCCCAGAAGTGCAGCCTCGAGGCAGCTCGGATCATGGCTGAAGCCGCCGTATCCGCCGGCGCTCCCAAAAACTGCATTCAGTGGATCGATACCCCCTCCATCGAAGCGACCAACCTGTTGTTCAAACACCCGGGCGTTAACCTGATTCTGGCCACCGGCGGCAACGCCATGGTCAAGTCCGCCTACAGCTCCGGCCATCCGGCCATCGGCGTCGGCGCGGGCAACACCCCCGTTTTCGTATCCAAGTCCGCCAACCTCAGCGTTGCGGTCAATAACGTCATCGCTTCCAAGACCTTCGACAACGGCACCATCTGCTCTTCCGACCAGTCGATGATTTTCGACGACAAGGCCACTGCCGAGAAAGCTGTGCAGATGCTGAAGGACAGAGGCGCCTACCTGGTCAATGCCGAGGAAAAGGACAAGCTCGAGAAGGTCATGTTCGACAAGGAAAGAGGCGTTCCGGCCATGGCCATCGTCGGCAAATCTCCCCAGGCGATCGCCAAGCTCGCCGGCTTCGAAATTCCCGCTGACGCCAAACTGCTGCTGGTGCCCCTGAGCACCATCGGCCCCGAAGACTGGTTCAGCCATGAGAAGCTCTCCCCGGTTCTGGGCTACATCGCCTACAACAGCACCGATGAAGCGATCGCGGCTGCCAAGAGCCAGCTCCTCTGGGGCGGCGCCGGCCACACCGCCGTCGTTCATGCACAGGATGAGAAGGTTCTCGACAAGTTCGCCATGGAAATTCCCGCCAACCGTCTGCTGCTGAACCAGCCCGCAGTGCACGGCTCCGTCGGTCTCATCTACAACAAGCTGCCCCCTTCACTGACCCTGGGTTGCGGCACCGACGGCGGCAACTACCTTGGCAACAACATCAACTACAGCGATCTTCTGAGCATCAAGACCGTTGCGGCCCGTATCGTCGACTACGAGCGCGACGAATAA
- a CDS encoding dihydrofolate reductase, which produces MIVKKMSVIPPRRKMLTPGFCHAILSADWSHTGRRMGLRTGIRSIKMSRSKHRPERIIIVAMTAKRVIGHKGAIPWHIPDELRLFRELTEGQSVIMGRRTFESIGQPLPNRHNIVVSSRLCSLPGVDVCRNLETALQQGDHYEKKIFLIGGVEIYRAALPLADFLYISWIDGDFEGDTWFPDFSFDQWEMIAQRDLISFRHEVYRRRQ; this is translated from the coding sequence ATGATTGTAAAAAAAATGTCTGTGATTCCACCCCGCCGCAAAATGCTGACGCCGGGGTTCTGTCATGCTATCCTGTCCGCTGACTGGAGTCACACCGGCAGACGCATGGGTCTGCGCACGGGAATTCGATCCATAAAAATGAGCCGATCGAAACACAGACCTGAACGAATTATCATCGTCGCCATGACCGCAAAGAGGGTCATCGGGCACAAGGGCGCCATTCCCTGGCATATTCCGGATGAGCTGCGGCTGTTCAGGGAGCTGACCGAAGGCCAGTCAGTCATCATGGGCCGGCGGACATTTGAATCGATTGGTCAACCCCTTCCCAACCGGCACAACATCGTTGTCAGCAGCCGCTTGTGCTCCCTCCCCGGCGTCGATGTCTGCCGTAATCTTGAAACGGCTTTGCAGCAAGGGGACCATTACGAAAAAAAAATATTCCTTATCGGCGGAGTCGAAATCTACCGGGCTGCATTGCCCCTGGCGGATTTCCTCTACATCTCATGGATCGATGGGGATTTCGAAGGAGATACCTGGTTTCCCGATTTTTCCTTTGATCAGTGGGAAATGATCGCCCAAAGGGATTTGATTTCATTTCGCCACGAAGTCTATCGACGCCGCCAGTGA
- a CDS encoding ADP-ribosylation factor-like protein, giving the protein MAFINYASREINCKIVYYGPGLCGKTTNLQTIYQRTAPEARGKMISLATETERTLFFDFLPLALGDIRGFKTRFHLYTVPGQVFYDASRKLILKGVDGVVFVADCQEERLDANVESMENLKENLEEHGYQLENLPFVIQYNKCDLPNLTPLEELQDLLNPNQVPEFKACALTGEGVFETLKAVAKQILIDLKKGQK; this is encoded by the coding sequence ATGGCCTTCATCAATTACGCCTCGCGCGAAATCAACTGTAAAATTGTGTACTACGGCCCCGGTCTTTGCGGCAAGACGACCAATCTGCAGACTATTTACCAGCGGACGGCTCCGGAAGCCCGGGGAAAGATGATTTCTCTTGCCACCGAAACGGAGCGAACCCTGTTTTTCGACTTCCTGCCTCTGGCTCTGGGCGATATCCGGGGATTTAAGACCCGTTTTCACCTTTACACTGTCCCGGGCCAGGTCTTTTACGATGCGTCTCGTAAGCTGATTCTCAAAGGAGTGGACGGCGTTGTTTTCGTTGCCGACTGCCAGGAGGAACGGCTCGACGCCAACGTCGAAAGTATGGAAAACCTGAAAGAAAACCTTGAGGAGCACGGGTACCAGCTTGAAAATCTGCCTTTCGTCATCCAGTACAACAAATGCGACCTTCCTAATTTGACACCTCTCGAGGAACTGCAGGATCTTCTCAACCCGAATCAGGTCCCTGAATTCAAGGCCTGTGCTCTCACTGGAGAGGGAGTGTTCGAAACTTTGAAGGCTGTTGCAAAGCAGATTCTGATCGATCTCAAGAAAGGCCAGAAATAG